A window of the Methanosarcinales archaeon genome harbors these coding sequences:
- a CDS encoding methanogenesis marker 14 protein, with translation MSNTFKLLFNRFAGPKPKISKSPYVRLIDLKSKPYFIVASVEVGNTTTKCILTATNLENGQTSLVNKTVKMTRDVRSPRPEEEIFGKTLTGISLTKDSVAEMVRDTLLESVNNANLDIKEDLHFVVRSTGVVAGFDSPEEVGHFIKALADGCLMAGVPPNKMIPAMSIENVPIRFRKHSLIKKIVFTGAVGGVLPPMGASGLEVVANEMEGELATAGIKEGAKSAGIDFRNPCLSIDFGTTLDGRITTSDLPYAHTIGNFAGFAGAIPDAIIQGTHLVDEKVGTALDLFDNKPVGLFTWIRRGKVIKEYAAMIHELITIEVVPENVSRYGSVPVNPRAAKEIGVTLIGCDVGVNGSDLEKLLTIGGEIYKKYGLKTLFAVVDVVCTYMATRLVKVAMDADLITESSAIGFTGRAAITGCKPKLILSNIKKLGLYDAPENHIVFVDDGLARGAAVMARCMNSMGSPKNPLGGCISGKCVLGGRMKLQGGHIDEKELQKLTSKGSNMNRSMS, from the coding sequence ATGCATCCTGACTGCAACTAATCTGGAAAATGGACAGACCAGCCTTGTCAATAAGACTGTAAAAATGACCCGGGATGTCAGGAGTCCAAGACCTGAAGAAGAAATATTTGGCAAGACCTTAACCGGGATTTCCCTGACGAAAGATTCAGTAGCTGAAATGGTACGGGATACTCTTTTAGAATCTGTAAATAATGCCAATCTTGATATTAAAGAGGACCTGCATTTTGTGGTACGTTCCACAGGTGTTGTGGCTGGTTTTGATTCTCCTGAAGAAGTGGGTCATTTTATCAAAGCCCTTGCTGATGGATGTTTAATGGCGGGTGTACCTCCAAATAAAATGATCCCTGCCATGTCAATAGAAAATGTACCAATCCGTTTCAGAAAACATAGTCTGATAAAAAAGATTGTATTTACAGGTGCTGTGGGAGGTGTGCTGCCCCCAATGGGAGCTTCAGGACTTGAAGTGGTAGCAAATGAAATGGAAGGGGAACTTGCCACTGCCGGTATTAAGGAGGGGGCAAAATCAGCAGGCATAGACTTTCGAAATCCATGTCTTTCCATCGACTTCGGTACTACTCTGGATGGGCGCATCACCACCAGTGACCTGCCCTATGCCCATACTATCGGAAATTTTGCAGGTTTTGCAGGGGCTATTCCTGATGCAATTATTCAAGGTACTCATCTGGTAGATGAAAAGGTCGGCACTGCTCTTGACCTGTTCGATAACAAACCCGTTGGATTGTTTACGTGGATTCGACGGGGAAAAGTGATAAAAGAGTATGCAGCAATGATACATGAGTTGATAACTATTGAAGTGGTTCCTGAAAATGTGAGCCGATACGGTAGCGTTCCTGTAAATCCCAGGGCGGCAAAAGAAATTGGAGTGACCCTTATTGGATGCGATGTGGGGGTGAACGGTTCAGATCTTGAAAAACTGCTAACAATAGGGGGAGAGATCTATAAAAAATATGGTCTGAAAACTCTTTTCGCTGTCGTGGACGTGGTATGTACATATATGGCCACCCGGTTAGTAAAAGTGGCCATGGATGCCGATTTAATTACTGAAAGTTCTGCCATAGGGTTTACTGGCAGAGCTGCCATAACAGGTTGTAAACCCAAATTAATACTCAGCAATATTAAGAAACTTGGCCTGTATGATGCACCAGAGAACCATATCGTGTTTGTGGATGATGGTCTGGCCAGGGGTGCTGCAGTGATGGCCAGGTGTATGAACTCCATGGGGTCTCCCAAGAATCCTTTGGGCGGATGTATAAGTGGTAAATGCGTCCTTGGTGGGCGGATGAAACTTCAGGGAGGGCATATTGATGAAAAGGAATTGCAGAAACTCACTTCAAAAGGTTCGAATATGAACAGATCGATGTCATAA
- a CDS encoding NifU family protein, translated as MEESIKEVLGEFRKHLQADGGDIEFVGVDKGMVKVRLSRTTVPVTFSTFLRDYKTREGISCGSCRIPTGTIIAALEITLKEKIPSVEGVELVK; from the coding sequence ATGGAAGAATCAATTAAGGAAGTCCTGGGCGAATTCCGGAAACACCTTCAAGCAGATGGTGGGGATATTGAATTCGTCGGGGTCGATAAGGGAATGGTAAAAGTACGGCTTTCAAGAACCACAGTTCCTGTCACATTCAGCACGTTCCTGAGGGATTATAAGACACGGGAGGGGATCAGTTGCGGGAGCTGTCGCATACCTACAGGTACCATTATTGCTGCACTGGAAATCACGCTAAAGGAAAAGATCCCTTCAGTTGAAGGGGTCGAACTGGTCAAATAA
- a CDS encoding DUF1890 domain-containing protein — MINREIQPKTRALLLMGCPEVAVQTSLVLYTSHLLMNKGCTVLIAGNNSALELTRMADPEGHYVKESADIDTTIGDLAQKVFDPDICYVFIHNDAGVSYLATVNALISGEAVGVIFGHEPQKLAAQCSEADLKCIWARAVHNPSPLKSKITREVDRWSASMS; from the coding sequence TTGATAAACAGGGAAATCCAACCTAAAACCAGGGCTCTATTGTTAATGGGATGCCCGGAAGTGGCTGTTCAGACAAGTCTAGTACTATACACATCTCATCTTCTCATGAACAAAGGATGTACAGTATTGATCGCAGGCAATAATTCTGCCCTGGAACTTACCAGGATGGCAGATCCTGAGGGACATTATGTTAAGGAGAGTGCAGATATTGACACCACAATAGGTGATCTTGCTCAGAAGGTCTTTGATCCAGATATCTGTTATGTGTTCATCCACAATGATGCAGGAGTGTCATATCTAGCCACAGTTAATGCATTGATCAGCGGTGAAGCTGTGGGTGTCATTTTCGGACATGAACCCCAGAAATTGGCAGCGCAGTGCAGTGAAGCTGATCTGAAATGTATCTGGGCCAGGGCAGTACACAATCCCAGTCCTTTAAAATCCAAAATAACACGGGAGGTAGATCGTTGGTCTGCATCGATGAGTTAA
- a CDS encoding DUF1894 domain-containing protein, with translation MVCIDELNYEILLSKATYKDCSKFIRSKFKETYIIEPGFQIFDAFIIGVPPIYVAVEDETIIFPYTKPCHGTFVLSIHNPEAAAKLRKMGKPA, from the coding sequence TTGGTCTGCATCGATGAGTTAAACTATGAAATATTGCTATCAAAAGCTACTTATAAGGATTGTTCAAAGTTTATCAGATCAAAATTTAAAGAAACATATATCATAGAGCCCGGGTTTCAAATATTTGATGCTTTCATAATTGGAGTTCCACCTATTTATGTTGCTGTGGAAGACGAAACGATCATATTCCCATATACAAAACCGTGTCACGGCACTTTTGTGCTAAGTATTCACAATCCGGAAGCAGCAGCAAAACTCAGAAAAATGGGCAAACCCGCATAA